A region from the Chitinophaga sp. Cy-1792 genome encodes:
- a CDS encoding thioesterase family protein, with protein MDNIYFEGPVMWAQLDANMHMRHSAYADFAAQARMNMLISVGLEVNDLMRLKMGPILFREELIYHREVGPNDVLKVSCMIRRSKKDGSRWSVQHEIFRQDGVKAATVNVDGAWIDVLKRKLTALPEDLAAKFQTLPYTEDYESLD; from the coding sequence ATGGACAACATATATTTCGAAGGCCCTGTAATGTGGGCACAGCTAGATGCAAATATGCATATGAGACATTCCGCCTATGCGGATTTTGCTGCACAGGCAAGAATGAATATGCTGATCAGTGTGGGATTGGAGGTCAATGATCTGATGCGTTTGAAAATGGGGCCGATTCTTTTCCGGGAGGAGTTGATTTATCATAGGGAGGTGGGTCCTAACGATGTGCTGAAGGTAAGCTGTATGATCAGGAGATCGAAGAAAGATGGCAGCCGCTGGTCTGTTCAGCATGAGATATTTCGCCAGGATGGTGTGAAAGCTGCTACTGTCAATGTAGATGGTGCCTGGATAGATGTGTTGAAAAGGAAGCTTACAGCCTTACCGGAAGACCTGGCGGCGAAGTTCCAGACATTACCTTATACAGAAGATTACGAATCGCTGGATTAA
- a CDS encoding TonB-dependent receptor: MKKILLFLTLLCLAQGLHAQHAVIRGQVTDTLNRNHLPNAVVAVLRAKDSILYKFQRTTADGKFELKNLQPGNYLVSISYPKFADYVEPVTLDSSTVKEMGNIGVIQKSKLLQEVVIKQQVAAIRFKGDTTEFNADSFKTAANANVEDLLKILPGIQVDSKGQITAMGQTVKKVLVDGEEFFGDDPTLVTKNLRADMVDKVQLFDKSSDQAAFTGVDDGNKSRTINIKLKEDKKRGYFGKIDVGGATEGYFNTELMFNLFRGKKKFAAYGIASNLGKTGLNWDERDRFGSSNAENMSVEDNGDMYFYGSGDDDLGGWGGRFDGQGFPLSQNAGVHYEDKWNEDKHRVNLNAKAMHLGVEQWSQNLNQTVLNNQVQITKDTSSSKNSTSRMTASGIYELKLDTLSSVKFTVKGGKDNSSSLSQSHGTVTDDEGNLLNESHNRRAGNGDRNYFSTEMLWRQKFKKIGRTVSLSIAQNYNKDNNTALQESEVDVYKTGKLDTTMMVDQHKISNSELFHLSGTATYTEPLSKKSSMVFTYGLDVNNNQSGRSSYNKDAGGKYTDLDSLYSNDFAYNVMTNKGGLGYSYNTKKVKFSANAIAGSTNYTQENMFTGNLWKRSFVNYYPNARFVYSMGPQRSLRFSYNGYSRQPSVQQLQPLVSNDNQINIFVGNPDLRPAFNSNFSIGYGDYQVMKERGMWAWLSFNMTNNDFSTSTITDASGRSKTTTVNVNGNSTIYLNLSYNWKVKPLNTRFDISTNSNYRKTTNFVNLQENHTNAANLNLRIGANTYKEKKYEQYFSFSANYNSSVSSIQKSLTTSYMTYSLYESLTLRLPYHFEVNSNIDYSIRPKTDLFTTNNNQAIWGASVAKKFGKEDAFQVRASVEDILQQRLGINRFSTANVVTQQTYGIIGRYAMLSFVWNFKKFGGAPAAK; the protein is encoded by the coding sequence ATGAAAAAAATTTTATTATTCCTCACACTCTTGTGCCTTGCACAAGGGTTGCACGCACAGCACGCAGTTATCCGAGGACAAGTAACGGACACGCTTAACCGAAACCACTTGCCCAATGCAGTAGTAGCGGTGCTTCGCGCCAAAGACTCTATTCTGTACAAGTTCCAGCGTACTACCGCCGATGGAAAATTTGAACTAAAAAACCTGCAACCAGGTAATTACCTCGTCAGTATCAGCTACCCGAAATTTGCTGATTACGTTGAACCGGTAACGTTAGACTCATCTACCGTAAAGGAAATGGGCAATATCGGTGTTATCCAGAAATCCAAACTGCTGCAGGAAGTAGTGATCAAACAACAGGTAGCGGCTATACGATTTAAAGGAGATACCACTGAGTTCAACGCAGATAGCTTCAAAACGGCCGCCAATGCCAATGTAGAAGACCTGCTCAAAATCCTCCCGGGCATACAGGTAGATAGCAAAGGACAAATCACCGCCATGGGACAGACAGTAAAAAAGGTATTGGTAGATGGGGAAGAGTTCTTTGGTGATGACCCCACACTGGTCACCAAAAACCTCCGCGCCGACATGGTCGATAAAGTACAGCTCTTTGATAAGTCGAGCGACCAGGCCGCCTTTACCGGTGTAGATGATGGCAATAAATCCCGGACAATCAACATCAAACTAAAAGAAGATAAAAAACGTGGTTACTTCGGGAAAATCGATGTAGGCGGTGCTACCGAAGGCTACTTCAACACAGAGCTGATGTTCAACCTCTTCAGAGGAAAAAAGAAATTTGCAGCCTATGGCATCGCCAGCAACCTCGGAAAAACAGGTCTTAACTGGGATGAGAGAGATCGATTCGGCTCCAGCAATGCAGAGAATATGTCTGTGGAAGATAATGGTGATATGTACTTTTACGGCTCCGGCGACGATGACCTCGGCGGATGGGGCGGCCGCTTCGATGGACAGGGATTCCCACTTTCACAGAATGCAGGTGTACACTATGAAGATAAATGGAATGAAGACAAGCACCGGGTAAACCTCAACGCCAAAGCCATGCACCTCGGTGTGGAACAGTGGTCTCAAAACCTCAACCAGACAGTACTGAATAACCAGGTGCAAATCACCAAAGATACCAGCAGCTCCAAAAACTCCACTTCCAGGATGACAGCAAGCGGCATCTATGAACTGAAACTGGATACCCTGTCATCTGTGAAGTTTACAGTGAAAGGAGGTAAGGATAACAGCAGCAGCTTGTCGCAGTCGCATGGTACCGTTACCGATGATGAAGGTAACCTGCTCAATGAAAGCCATAACCGCAGAGCCGGTAATGGCGATAGAAACTATTTCAGCACAGAAATGCTGTGGCGCCAGAAATTTAAGAAAATAGGCAGGACAGTGTCCCTGAGTATAGCACAGAATTATAACAAGGATAACAATACAGCGCTGCAGGAGTCGGAAGTGGATGTGTATAAAACAGGCAAACTGGATACGACAATGATGGTTGATCAGCATAAGATCAGCAACTCAGAACTGTTTCACCTGTCTGGTACCGCCACCTATACGGAGCCACTCAGCAAGAAATCAAGCATGGTATTTACTTACGGCCTGGATGTCAATAATAACCAGTCCGGCAGAAGTTCATACAACAAAGATGCCGGCGGAAAATATACAGACCTGGATTCCCTCTACAGCAACGATTTCGCGTATAATGTGATGACCAACAAAGGCGGACTGGGATATTCCTACAACACTAAAAAAGTGAAGTTTAGCGCCAACGCCATTGCAGGAAGTACCAACTATACACAGGAAAATATGTTCACCGGCAATCTCTGGAAACGCAGTTTTGTGAACTATTATCCCAATGCAAGATTCGTATATAGTATGGGGCCGCAAAGAAGTTTACGATTCAGCTATAATGGTTATTCAAGACAGCCAAGTGTGCAGCAGCTACAGCCACTGGTAAGTAATGATAACCAGATCAATATTTTCGTCGGAAACCCTGATCTGAGGCCGGCATTCAATAGTAATTTCAGTATTGGCTATGGCGACTACCAGGTAATGAAAGAGCGTGGTATGTGGGCCTGGCTTAGCTTTAATATGACGAACAACGATTTTTCTACCAGTACCATCACCGATGCTAGCGGCAGAAGCAAAACGACTACCGTTAACGTGAACGGAAATTCAACAATATACCTGAACCTGAGCTATAACTGGAAAGTAAAGCCGTTGAATACCCGCTTCGATATCTCTACCAACAGTAATTACCGGAAGACGACCAACTTTGTAAATCTCCAGGAAAACCACACCAATGCTGCTAATTTAAATCTCCGTATAGGCGCAAATACCTATAAGGAAAAGAAATATGAGCAGTATTTCAGTTTTTCTGCCAACTACAATAGTTCCGTGTCATCTATTCAGAAAAGTCTGACGACCTCCTACATGACTTACTCTCTGTATGAAAGCCTGACACTGAGGTTGCCTTATCACTTTGAAGTAAACTCAAATATAGACTACAGCATTCGTCCTAAAACGGATCTGTTTACCACCAATAATAACCAGGCTATCTGGGGTGCTTCGGTAGCTAAGAAGTTTGGTAAGGAAGATGCGTTTCAGGTCAGGGCATCTGTAGAAGATATCCTGCAGCAACGTTTGGGTATTAACCGTTTCAGTACTGCGAATGTCGTTACCCAGCAGACGTACGGTATTATTGGCAGATATGCGATGTTAAGCTTTGTCTGGAATTTCAAAAAATTTGGTGGCGCGCCAGCAGCTAAATAA
- a CDS encoding AraC family transcriptional regulator, translating into MPRKTIHHVNTISEFHKLRKLPAPEHPLISVIDLKTIDYSTAKGSTFAPGFYSISLKRNPGAKIKYGQQQYDFDEGLMFFIAPGQVFSIETDEELAAKHSGLILQVHPDFLWNTPLATKIRQYEYFDYAVNEALFLSEKEEAIITGIMRIIEQELHNNIDKFSEQIIIAQLEVLLAYAERFYQRQFITRKISNHKILEKLEALLDVHFSDKALSSSGLPAVQDIAAALHLSPNYLSGLLKSVTGKSTQQHIHEKIIAVAKQQLSATELSVSEIAYELGFEHPQSFSKLFKARTNLSPLAFRKMYNN; encoded by the coding sequence ATGCCCAGGAAAACGATACATCATGTCAATACCATCAGTGAGTTTCATAAGCTCAGAAAGCTGCCTGCGCCGGAGCATCCGCTGATCAGTGTCATTGACTTGAAAACGATTGATTACAGCACGGCGAAAGGCAGCACTTTTGCACCAGGATTTTATTCCATTTCGCTGAAACGCAACCCTGGCGCTAAAATCAAATATGGTCAGCAGCAGTACGACTTCGATGAAGGACTGATGTTCTTTATCGCACCCGGGCAGGTATTCAGTATAGAAACGGATGAAGAGCTCGCGGCAAAACATTCCGGGCTTATATTACAGGTGCATCCGGATTTTCTGTGGAATACGCCGCTGGCCACCAAAATCCGGCAATACGAATACTTTGACTATGCTGTCAATGAAGCGTTGTTTTTATCTGAAAAAGAAGAGGCGATTATCACCGGCATCATGCGGATAATAGAACAGGAACTGCATAACAACATTGATAAATTCAGTGAACAGATTATTATTGCGCAGCTGGAGGTATTGCTGGCCTATGCAGAGCGTTTTTATCAGCGGCAGTTCATCACACGTAAGATCAGCAATCATAAAATCCTGGAAAAACTGGAGGCATTGCTGGATGTACATTTCAGCGACAAGGCCCTTTCATCCTCCGGGCTGCCGGCGGTGCAGGATATCGCTGCAGCGTTGCACCTTTCGCCCAATTACCTGAGTGGGTTACTGAAAAGCGTTACGGGTAAGAGTACACAGCAACATATCCATGAAAAGATAATCGCTGTGGCCAAGCAGCAATTATCCGCGACGGAACTATCTGTTAGCGAAATCGCCTATGAGCTGGGATTTGAACATCCACAATCTTTCAGTAAGCTCTTTAAGGCAAGAACAAATTTATCGCCACTGGCCTTCAGGAAGATGTATAATAATTAA
- a CDS encoding GLPGLI family protein, whose protein sequence is MIRKIAIVIISFLLVAGKLSAQADVFLHSGKIQYERKMNMHAYIDEIFKDEDDDAWKEISKKRYPLKFQSAFYDCYFTDTASLYLPEDGNKGIEQVPSSENVIYNTFADGKTIAKKSFFETNFLLQDSIRKIDWKITDETRNIAGFECRRANAVIMDSIYVVAFYTDQIIAPGGPESFAGLPGMILGVALPYDHVSWFATKVLVDNPPPAVMQPPKKGKVVNRQQMHELMTKAVGQWGTRGKRFIKSAEL, encoded by the coding sequence ATGATCAGAAAAATTGCAATAGTCATTATAAGTTTCCTGCTGGTAGCAGGGAAATTGAGTGCTCAGGCAGATGTATTTCTGCACAGCGGAAAGATTCAGTACGAACGGAAAATGAATATGCATGCATACATCGATGAGATATTCAAAGATGAAGATGATGATGCCTGGAAAGAGATCAGCAAAAAGCGCTATCCGTTGAAGTTTCAGAGTGCTTTCTATGATTGTTATTTTACAGATACTGCTTCCCTCTATTTGCCGGAAGATGGTAACAAAGGCATAGAACAGGTGCCTTCTTCCGAAAATGTGATCTACAATACTTTTGCAGATGGGAAAACAATAGCAAAGAAATCATTCTTTGAAACAAACTTCCTGTTGCAGGATAGTATCAGGAAGATTGACTGGAAGATCACTGATGAAACCCGTAATATCGCTGGGTTTGAGTGCAGGCGTGCCAATGCGGTGATCATGGATTCTATCTATGTGGTAGCTTTCTATACAGATCAGATCATCGCGCCTGGTGGTCCTGAATCTTTTGCCGGCCTGCCCGGGATGATCCTGGGAGTAGCGTTGCCATATGATCACGTAAGCTGGTTTGCTACAAAGGTATTGGTTGATAATCCACCGCCGGCTGTTATGCAGCCGCCTAAAAAAGGAAAAGTGGTGAACCGTCAGCAGATGCATGAATTAATGACAAAAGCAGTAGGACAATGGGGGACAAGAGGAAAGCGATTTATCAAAAGTGCGGAGCTATAA